From one Flavobacterium sp. N502536 genomic stretch:
- a CDS encoding DNA topoisomerase IV subunit B: MLEQNQYTEDNIRSLDWKEHIRMRPGMYIGKLGDGSSPDDGIYILLKEVLDNCIDEFVMGSGKTIEVTIRDKTVSVRDYGRGIPLGKVVDVVSKMNTGGKYDSKAFQKSVGLNGVGTKAVNALSNFFRVESVRDDKQKGAEFSAGNLVLEEDIIETTKRKGTKVTFTPDETIFKNYKFRLEYVIKMVKNYCYLNNGLTIIFNGEKYYSENGLRDLLEETINEDDLEYPIIHLKDHDIEIALTHSKTQYSEEYHSFVNGQNTTQGGTHLAAYREAIVKTIREFYNKNFEASDVRKSIVSAISIKVMEPVFESQTKTKLGSTDMGSDDGTPPVSVRTFVNDFIKNKLDNYLHKNPPTAEALLRKILQAERERKELSGIRKLATDRAKKANLHNKKLRDCRAHLPDTKNPRNLESTLFITEGDSASGSITKSRDVNTQAVFSLRGKPLNSYGMSKKIVYENEEFNLLQAALDIEDGLEKLRYNNIVIATDADVDGMHIRLLLITFFLQFFPELIKEGHLYILQTPLFRVRNKKETIYCYSEEERRDAIEKLKPKPEITRFKGLGEISPDEFKNFIGETIRLDPIMMDKHTSIEQLLSFYMGKNTPDRQEFIIKNLKVELDAIEEEV, translated from the coding sequence ATGCTAGAGCAAAATCAATATACCGAAGATAACATCCGATCACTCGATTGGAAAGAACATATCCGTATGCGTCCCGGAATGTATATCGGGAAATTGGGAGACGGATCTTCGCCGGATGATGGTATTTATATTCTTTTAAAAGAGGTTTTAGACAACTGTATTGATGAGTTCGTAATGGGCTCAGGAAAAACTATCGAAGTGACTATCAGAGACAAAACGGTTTCGGTTCGTGATTACGGGCGTGGAATTCCGTTAGGAAAAGTAGTTGATGTAGTTTCGAAAATGAACACGGGAGGAAAGTACGATTCGAAGGCTTTCCAGAAATCGGTTGGTCTGAACGGTGTCGGAACAAAAGCAGTAAATGCATTATCCAATTTTTTTCGTGTAGAATCAGTTCGTGATGATAAACAAAAAGGAGCGGAATTTTCTGCGGGAAATTTGGTTCTGGAAGAAGATATAATCGAGACAACAAAGCGAAAAGGAACAAAAGTGACCTTTACGCCGGATGAAACGATCTTTAAAAACTATAAATTCCGTTTAGAATATGTAATTAAAATGGTCAAAAACTATTGTTATCTAAACAATGGTTTGACGATTATTTTCAACGGAGAAAAATATTATTCCGAAAATGGTCTTAGAGACTTATTGGAAGAAACGATTAATGAAGATGATTTAGAATATCCGATCATTCACCTGAAAGATCACGATATCGAAATTGCTTTAACACACAGTAAAACACAATACAGCGAAGAATATCACTCTTTTGTCAACGGTCAGAACACCACGCAAGGAGGAACACACTTAGCTGCTTACAGAGAAGCTATTGTAAAAACCATTCGTGAGTTTTACAATAAAAACTTTGAAGCTTCTGATGTTCGTAAATCGATTGTGAGTGCGATTAGTATTAAAGTAATGGAGCCGGTTTTTGAGTCTCAGACCAAAACCAAATTAGGTTCTACTGATATGGGTTCTGATGACGGAACACCACCGGTATCAGTTCGTACTTTTGTAAACGATTTTATCAAAAATAAATTAGATAACTATTTACATAAAAATCCACCAACTGCCGAAGCTTTATTGCGTAAAATTCTACAGGCAGAAAGAGAGCGTAAAGAATTATCAGGAATTCGTAAACTGGCAACAGATCGTGCTAAAAAGGCAAATCTTCACAATAAAAAATTAAGAGATTGTCGTGCGCATCTTCCGGATACAAAGAATCCAAGAAACCTTGAAAGTACCCTTTTTATTACCGAGGGAGATTCGGCTTCCGGATCGATTACTAAATCACGTGATGTAAATACACAGGCCGTTTTCAGTTTACGTGGTAAGCCTTTGAATTCCTACGGAATGAGCAAGAAAATTGTGTATGAAAATGAAGAATTCAATTTATTGCAGGCAGCCTTGGATATCGAAGACGGATTGGAAAAATTGCGTTACAACAACATCGTAATCGCTACCGATGCCGATGTCGACGGTATGCACATTCGATTACTGCTGATTACTTTTTTCCTGCAGTTTTTCCCGGAATTAATCAAAGAAGGACATTTATACATTTTGCAAACGCCACTTTTCAGGGTTCGTAATAAAAAAGAAACCATCTATTGTTATTCTGAAGAAGAGCGAAGAGATGCGATTGAAAAGCTAAAACCAAAACCTGAAATCACCCGATTTAAAGGTTTGGGAGAGATTTCACCGGATGAGTTTAAGAATTTTATTGGAGAAACCATTCGTCTTGACCCAATTATGATGGACAAACACACTTCGATCGAGCAATTATTGTCTTTCTACATGGGTAAAAATACACCTGACAGACAAGAGTTTATTATCAAAAACCTGAAAGTAGAGCTGGATGCCATTGAAGAGGAAGTTTAA
- a CDS encoding PDDEXK nuclease domain-containing protein, with the protein MSEGLQNKVIFQQVAELLQNARQQVLRAVNSTMTITYFEIGRIIVEEEQNGKDRAEYGKQLLKGLSQQLTEEFGKGFSLVNLENMRKFYLTYSISSSMVTNSQIKIPQSLTGELKTKKTQSLTEEFELEKTQTLVSLFKLTWTHYIFLMRIDDEKERRFYEIESEKHNWSVRELKRQYDTALYTRLALSRDKEGILKLSEQGQIIEKPKDIIKDPYILEFLGLPELNQYSESQLEEEIINKLEHFLLELGHGFTFVARQNRITFDDKHFRIDLVFYNRILKCFVLIDLKIGELKHQDLGQMQMYVNYYDREMRLEDENKTIGIVLCQNKSESVVKYTLPENNEQIFASKYKTVLPSVEVLKELLENK; encoded by the coding sequence TTGTCAGAGGGTCTTCAAAATAAAGTTATTTTTCAGCAAGTTGCCGAGTTATTGCAAAATGCACGACAACAGGTTTTACGTGCCGTAAATTCAACTATGACAATTACTTATTTTGAAATTGGGAGAATCATTGTTGAAGAAGAACAGAACGGAAAAGACAGAGCGGAGTATGGAAAGCAACTTTTAAAAGGGCTTTCTCAGCAATTGACAGAAGAGTTTGGAAAAGGTTTTTCTTTAGTCAATTTGGAGAATATGAGGAAGTTTTATTTGACTTATTCAATTTCGTCATCAATGGTGACGAATTCTCAAATTAAAATTCCCCAGTCACTGACTGGGGAATTGAAAACAAAGAAAACCCAGTCGCTGACTGAGGAATTCGAACTTGAAAAAACGCAGACACTGGTTTCGCTTTTTAAATTGACTTGGACTCACTATATTTTCTTAATGCGAATTGATGATGAAAAAGAAAGACGTTTTTATGAAATAGAATCTGAAAAGCATAATTGGAGTGTTCGTGAATTAAAACGCCAATATGATACGGCACTTTACACAAGATTAGCTTTAAGCCGTGATAAAGAAGGAATTTTAAAACTTTCAGAACAAGGTCAGATTATTGAAAAACCGAAAGATATTATTAAAGATCCTTATATACTGGAGTTTCTGGGGTTGCCCGAATTAAATCAGTATTCCGAATCGCAATTGGAAGAGGAGATTATCAATAAATTAGAGCACTTCTTATTGGAGTTGGGGCATGGTTTTACTTTTGTTGCCAGACAAAACAGAATTACTTTTGACGATAAACATTTTCGAATCGATTTGGTTTTTTACAATAGAATATTAAAGTGTTTTGTACTGATTGATTTAAAAATTGGAGAGCTAAAACACCAGGATTTAGGTCAGATGCAGATGTATGTGAACTATTACGATCGGGAGATGCGATTGGAAGACGAAAATAAAACAATTGGAATTGTACTTTGTCAGAACAAAAGTGAATCGGTAGTAAAATATACTTTGCCAGAAAACAACGAGCAAATATTTGCCAGTAAATACAAAACAGTACTACCAAGTGTTGAGGTTTTAAAAGAACTGCTCGAAAACAAATAG
- a CDS encoding DNA topoisomerase IV has protein sequence MKKIIFLLPLITLFSCYNAEHNCKDFKNGKFKFEFEVNGVKKTTVFERKDNIEIETFEGKTDTSTVRWVSDCEYILQKKHPKNMAEEKAISMKILTTSKDSYTFEFGMVGSDQKQRGTVVRVE, from the coding sequence ATGAAAAAAATTATATTCCTATTACCCTTAATCACTTTATTCTCCTGTTATAATGCAGAACACAACTGCAAAGATTTTAAAAACGGAAAATTCAAATTTGAGTTTGAAGTAAATGGCGTTAAAAAAACAACGGTTTTTGAGCGCAAAGACAATATCGAAATCGAAACTTTTGAAGGAAAAACAGATACTTCAACCGTACGCTGGGTAAGTGATTGCGAATACATTTTGCAGAAAAAACATCCCAAAAACATGGCTGAAGAAAAAGCCATCAGCATGAAAATCCTAACCACTTCTAAAGATTCTTATACTTTTGAATTTGGAATGGTAGGCTCTGATCAAAAACAACGCGGTACGGTGGTAAGAGTGGAGTAA
- a CDS encoding YihY/virulence factor BrkB family protein — MEKRNILSKTWYLLKTTFLEFNDDNAIKLSAALSYYTIFALPPLLIIIITICGFFFGEEAVTGELYGQINRLVGNDAAIQIQDAIKNVQLTDSNVFVTIFGVVMLLIGASGVFAEIQSSINFIWGLRAKPNKGLKKFIQNRIMSFSMIVSVGFLMLVSLMLNAVLDLLNSRLKIYLEDNTVYLFYVINLIIVLVSITLLFAIIFRTLPDGVIKWKDAFIGAGCTAVLFLIGKFAIGFYLGNSTIASVYGAAGSVIIILVWVYYSAIILYFGAEFTKVYAKSFGGQIAPNEYAVEIKKEIFEIKK; from the coding sequence GTGGAAAAGCGAAATATTTTATCCAAAACCTGGTATTTACTGAAGACGACTTTTTTAGAGTTCAATGACGACAATGCGATCAAGTTAAGTGCTGCTTTATCGTATTACACCATATTTGCATTGCCACCTTTATTGATTATCATTATAACAATTTGTGGTTTCTTTTTTGGAGAAGAGGCGGTAACAGGCGAGTTGTACGGACAAATAAACCGATTAGTAGGCAACGATGCTGCGATTCAGATTCAGGATGCTATCAAAAATGTGCAATTGACTGACAGTAATGTTTTTGTAACGATTTTTGGAGTTGTAATGCTTCTGATTGGGGCTTCGGGTGTTTTTGCTGAAATACAGAGCTCTATTAATTTTATCTGGGGGCTGCGTGCCAAACCCAATAAAGGCCTTAAAAAGTTCATTCAAAACCGAATCATGTCTTTCTCGATGATTGTTTCTGTTGGTTTTCTGATGCTGGTGAGTTTAATGTTAAATGCTGTTTTAGATCTCTTAAACTCCAGACTCAAAATATATTTGGAAGATAACACGGTGTATTTGTTTTATGTCATAAATTTGATAATCGTTTTGGTAAGCATCACATTGCTTTTCGCAATTATATTCCGAACTTTACCAGACGGAGTCATAAAATGGAAAGATGCTTTTATTGGCGCCGGATGTACAGCAGTTCTTTTTTTGATTGGCAAATTTGCAATTGGATTTTATTTAGGAAATTCAACAATAGCAAGTGTTTACGGTGCAGCCGGATCGGTAATAATTATTTTGGTCTGGGTGTATTATTCGGCCATCATTTTGTATTTTGGAGCTGAGTTTACCAAAGTGTATGCCAAATCATTTGGAGGGCAAATTGCTCCAAACGAATACGCTGTAGAAATAAAAAAAGAGATTTTTGAAATTAAAAAATAA
- a CDS encoding transglutaminase domain-containing protein, whose translation MILKKIAFSILLLNFIFLHSGHAQKQDAIDNMVLKYPAHFSSVENLADRIQKDFTSDRDKARAIYSWIALNLKYDYKSYLNPPKPVRFSYRNEAEKQAQITLIKDKTWQKAFASQKAVCEGFTLLYQQLATLTGLKCEVIRGDSKRLLSDIGRENSLSNHSWNIVQIEGKWILVDVTWGQGYYDGNKKMAVSHFTSAYFDTDPKYFFAKHFPDSGTYLNTKLNKEDFLNGPLIFDATIEGDHEILKPNSGIIRANDGDKITFRVKNISKSDTLYYLKNGKPVKVEASKEIRGALEFEVTYDKKIGSFITFFLDRNGIMAFKILPK comes from the coding sequence ATGATCCTAAAAAAGATTGCCTTTAGCATTTTACTTCTGAATTTTATCTTCCTGCATTCGGGACATGCCCAAAAACAGGATGCCATTGATAATATGGTACTCAAGTATCCTGCACATTTTAGTTCTGTAGAAAATCTGGCAGACAGAATTCAAAAAGATTTTACTTCAGATCGCGATAAAGCGAGAGCGATTTACAGTTGGATTGCTTTAAATCTAAAATACGATTACAAATCGTATCTGAATCCGCCAAAACCAGTTCGGTTTAGTTACAGAAATGAAGCCGAAAAACAAGCACAGATAACGCTTATAAAAGATAAAACATGGCAGAAAGCTTTTGCTTCTCAAAAAGCAGTTTGTGAGGGTTTTACATTGCTGTATCAGCAGTTGGCTACCTTAACTGGTTTGAAATGTGAAGTGATCAGAGGAGATTCTAAGCGATTGCTGAGTGATATCGGACGTGAAAATTCATTGTCCAATCATTCCTGGAATATCGTTCAGATAGAGGGGAAATGGATATTGGTTGATGTAACATGGGGACAGGGCTATTACGATGGTAACAAGAAGATGGCGGTGAGTCACTTTACATCCGCTTATTTCGACACCGATCCGAAGTACTTTTTTGCGAAACATTTTCCGGATTCCGGTACCTATCTCAATACAAAATTAAACAAAGAGGATTTCCTGAACGGACCTTTGATTTTTGATGCTACAATTGAAGGAGATCATGAAATTTTGAAACCCAATTCGGGAATTATTCGTGCAAACGATGGAGACAAGATCACTTTTAGAGTAAAAAACATCTCAAAGTCGGATACATTGTACTATCTGAAAAATGGGAAACCTGTCAAAGTTGAAGCTTCTAAAGAAATAAGAGGGGCTTTGGAGTTTGAAGTAACCTATGATAAAAAAATAGGCTCATTTATTACTTTTTTTCTCGATCGGAACGGTATAATGGCATTTAAAATCCTTCCGAAGTAA
- a CDS encoding TerC family protein, protein MEVFLNPDAWIALLTLTFLEIVLGIDNIIFISIVTGKLPEEDRKRATRIGLFLAMFIRIALLMGISYLIAMKATLFSIHWGWFEGDFTGQAVILFLGGLFLIYKSTKEISEKVDHQAEEEKALKAVAKKSFSNVILQILLIDLIFSVDSILTAVGMTNGVHGALTIMITAVIISVLVMMLFAVPVGNFVNKNPSIQILGLSFLILIGFMLITESMHLSNAALAGEHIGAVPKGYLYFAISFSLAVEFINMRIRKKHS, encoded by the coding sequence ATGGAAGTATTTTTAAATCCTGATGCATGGATCGCCTTACTGACACTGACTTTTCTGGAAATTGTACTGGGAATCGATAATATTATTTTTATATCGATTGTTACCGGAAAGTTGCCGGAGGAAGACCGAAAGCGAGCTACCCGAATTGGTCTGTTTTTAGCAATGTTTATACGTATCGCCCTGCTGATGGGAATTTCGTACCTCATTGCTATGAAAGCGACCCTTTTTAGCATTCATTGGGGCTGGTTTGAAGGAGATTTTACCGGGCAGGCTGTCATTTTATTCCTGGGTGGTTTGTTTCTGATTTATAAGAGTACCAAAGAAATCAGTGAAAAGGTAGATCATCAGGCCGAAGAAGAAAAAGCACTTAAAGCTGTTGCTAAAAAATCATTCTCAAACGTTATTCTGCAGATTTTGTTGATCGACCTGATCTTTTCGGTCGACTCGATTTTAACGGCTGTTGGTATGACAAATGGTGTTCATGGCGCTTTAACGATCATGATTACCGCTGTGATTATTTCAGTTCTGGTCATGATGCTGTTCGCGGTTCCGGTGGGTAATTTTGTCAACAAAAACCCGTCCATACAAATACTAGGACTTTCATTTTTAATCCTGATTGGTTTTATGCTAATTACAGAAAGCATGCATTTATCGAATGCAGCACTCGCCGGCGAGCATATTGGGGCTGTCCCTAAAGGATATTTGTACTTTGCCATTTCGTTTTCGCTAGCGGTTGAATTTATCAATATGCGAATCCGAAAGAAACATTCATAA
- the pncB gene encoding nicotinate phosphoribosyltransferase has product METTFPKSILDNDFYKFTMQHAVIKLFPKSQVRYGFINRGKHDFPPGFGDLLRKSVDAMADLRLTKEEKQYLSSHCSYLDPTYFDFLQGYIFDPSEVQITQTGSELKVTVEGYWYRTILWEVPLMALISELYYKTGNLLRSDDATLRSLTKSKIDNYNKIGVSILEFGTRRRHSYDVQAVVNETLREFGAESFIGTSNVHFAMTNNIRPLGTHAHEWFMFHAAQYGFKMANSMGLEHWTQVYGGDLGIALTDTYTTAVFFEQFDKKYSKLFDGVRHDSGDPIEFAETVISHYVKMGIDPKSKVIVFSDSLNYEKVKNITDFCKDKIKMSFGIGTNFTNDVGLRSMNMVIKLTEVKLNDTHWQGVVKLSDEKNKNTGTPEMIALAKEVLGIK; this is encoded by the coding sequence ATGGAAACAACTTTTCCGAAATCAATTTTAGATAATGATTTCTATAAATTCACAATGCAGCATGCTGTAATCAAACTTTTTCCGAAGTCTCAGGTCCGTTATGGTTTTATAAACAGGGGAAAACATGATTTTCCACCTGGTTTTGGAGATTTACTTCGAAAATCGGTAGATGCGATGGCAGATTTGCGGTTGACAAAAGAAGAAAAGCAATACTTATCCAGTCATTGCTCTTACTTAGATCCCACTTATTTTGATTTTTTGCAGGGCTATATTTTTGATCCGTCTGAAGTTCAAATTACGCAAACAGGTTCTGAGTTAAAAGTTACGGTTGAGGGATACTGGTACCGGACAATTTTATGGGAAGTGCCCTTGATGGCTCTAATTTCGGAATTGTATTATAAAACCGGTAATTTACTTCGATCAGACGATGCAACTTTAAGAAGTCTGACCAAAAGCAAAATAGACAATTACAATAAAATCGGAGTTTCGATTCTGGAGTTCGGAACACGCCGCCGTCACTCTTATGATGTACAGGCTGTGGTGAATGAAACATTGAGGGAATTTGGTGCTGAGAGTTTTATAGGCACAAGTAATGTTCATTTTGCAATGACAAACAACATACGGCCTTTGGGTACGCACGCTCATGAGTGGTTTATGTTTCATGCTGCACAATATGGCTTTAAAATGGCCAATTCAATGGGGCTGGAACACTGGACACAGGTGTATGGCGGTGATCTTGGAATTGCCCTGACAGATACTTATACCACAGCGGTGTTTTTTGAACAATTTGATAAAAAGTATTCTAAGCTTTTTGACGGAGTACGTCACGATAGCGGAGACCCGATTGAGTTTGCAGAAACAGTAATTTCGCATTATGTCAAAATGGGAATTGATCCGAAATCGAAAGTCATTGTGTTCTCTGATTCGCTGAATTATGAGAAGGTAAAAAACATCACCGATTTTTGTAAAGACAAAATCAAAATGTCATTTGGTATCGGAACCAATTTTACCAATGATGTTGGTTTACGATCGATGAATATGGTTATAAAACTGACAGAAGTTAAGCTGAACGATACCCATTGGCAAGGCGTTGTAAAACTTTCTGATGAAAAAAACAAAAATACGGGAACGCCCGAAATGATTGCTTTGGCGAAAGAGGTACTGGGAATCAAATAG
- a CDS encoding DNA gyrase/topoisomerase IV subunit A has product MKDEEDDNIIPGDDENNSEENLDNIQEGDDDEIIDVDAKHFEGQHFYENQEEEGQDTITKVTGMYKDWFLDYASYVILERAVPAIEDGFKPVQRRIMHSLKELDDGRYNKVANVVGHTMQYHPHGDASIGDAMVQIGQKDLLIDCQGNWGNILTGDGAAASRYIEARLSKFALEVLYSPKITDWGVSYDGRRAEPNNLPVKFPLLLAQGAEGIAVGLSTKVLPHNFNELIDASIKILKGRAFTLYPDFMTQGIADVSNYNDGLRGGRVRVRAKIAQLDKNTLVITQIPFSTNTSSLIDSILKANEKGKIKIKKIEDNTAADVEILIHLFPGVSPDKTIDALFAFTACETSVAPLGCVIEDNKPLFIGVSEMLKISTHRTVDLLRQELEIQLEELKNKWHFSTLEKIFIREEMYIDFKLYSDRESLYKYLYDRFEPFKKSFVREINDEDLQRLTQIPMIRITRFDSDKADDFIAKLEDEMKEVEYNLENLTDFAIAYFTKLKEKYGKGRERQTELRVFDNVEATKVVLRNTKLYVNREEGFVGTSLKKDEYVADCSDIDDVIVFLRDGKMMITKVDSKTFIGKDIIHAAVFDKNDKRTIYNMMYRDGKSGPSYIKRFNVTGVTRDKPYDLTNGTNGSQVVYFSHNPNGEAEVVTILLRQIGTIKKLKFDIDFAKLAIKGRASKGNLVTKYPIKKIELKEKGISTLLPRKVWFDDTVKRLNVDARGELLGEFKPSDKILIISQSGKLKVIIPELSTHFDEDMIVLEKWKPKKPISAIYYDGEKERYFLKRFLVENEGKEESFITDHPNSQLEIVSTDYRPLAQLVFTKVKGVQKEDLHIDVEDFIAVKGFKALGNQLTADKLKQVNLLDPLPYEEPVEEVPERKPVDSEDESVETELDDDGQIGLVLE; this is encoded by the coding sequence ATGAAAGACGAAGAAGACGATAACATCATTCCGGGAGACGACGAGAATAATTCAGAAGAGAACCTGGATAACATTCAGGAAGGCGATGACGATGAAATTATCGACGTAGATGCCAAACATTTTGAAGGGCAGCATTTTTACGAAAATCAGGAAGAGGAAGGTCAGGACACGATTACGAAAGTAACCGGAATGTACAAGGACTGGTTCCTGGATTATGCCTCGTATGTAATTTTAGAACGTGCCGTTCCGGCGATTGAAGATGGTTTTAAACCGGTTCAGCGTCGTATTATGCACTCTTTAAAAGAGCTGGATGACGGTCGTTATAATAAAGTTGCCAATGTTGTTGGTCACACCATGCAGTATCACCCTCACGGAGATGCGAGTATTGGTGATGCGATGGTACAAATTGGGCAAAAAGATCTATTGATTGATTGCCAGGGAAACTGGGGAAATATTTTAACAGGTGACGGAGCAGCAGCTTCCCGTTACATTGAAGCACGTTTGTCAAAATTTGCTTTGGAGGTTTTGTATTCACCAAAAATTACCGATTGGGGTGTTTCGTATGATGGTCGTCGTGCAGAACCGAACAATCTTCCGGTAAAGTTTCCGTTGCTTTTGGCACAAGGAGCAGAGGGGATTGCGGTTGGACTTTCGACTAAAGTTTTACCTCACAACTTCAATGAATTAATTGATGCTTCGATCAAAATCTTAAAAGGAAGAGCTTTTACCTTATATCCTGATTTCATGACACAAGGTATTGCCGATGTGTCAAATTACAATGACGGACTTCGTGGCGGACGTGTGCGTGTGCGTGCTAAAATTGCTCAGTTAGATAAAAATACACTGGTGATCACACAAATTCCGTTTTCGACCAATACTTCGAGTTTAATTGACAGTATTTTAAAAGCCAACGAAAAAGGTAAAATCAAAATCAAGAAAATTGAGGACAATACTGCGGCCGATGTTGAGATTTTAATCCATCTTTTTCCGGGTGTTTCTCCGGATAAAACCATCGATGCCTTGTTTGCTTTTACAGCCTGTGAGACTTCGGTAGCGCCTTTAGGCTGTGTGATTGAAGACAATAAACCCTTGTTTATCGGGGTTTCTGAAATGTTGAAAATATCGACGCACAGAACCGTTGATTTGCTTCGTCAGGAGTTGGAAATTCAATTAGAAGAATTAAAAAACAAATGGCACTTCTCGACTTTAGAAAAAATCTTCATTCGTGAAGAAATGTATATTGATTTCAAACTGTATTCTGACAGAGAATCACTTTATAAATATTTATACGATCGTTTTGAGCCGTTTAAAAAATCATTCGTCAGAGAAATCAATGATGAAGATTTACAACGACTGACTCAGATTCCGATGATTCGTATTACCCGTTTTGACTCTGATAAAGCCGATGATTTTATCGCGAAGTTAGAAGACGAAATGAAGGAGGTAGAGTACAATCTCGAGAACTTAACTGATTTTGCGATTGCGTATTTTACTAAGTTAAAAGAAAAATACGGAAAAGGCCGCGAGCGTCAGACTGAGCTTCGTGTTTTTGATAATGTTGAAGCTACAAAAGTGGTTTTAAGAAATACCAAATTGTACGTAAATCGCGAAGAAGGTTTTGTTGGAACGAGTTTAAAGAAAGATGAATATGTAGCAGATTGTTCGGATATTGATGATGTTATTGTGTTTTTGCGTGATGGTAAAATGATGATTACAAAAGTAGACAGCAAAACATTCATCGGAAAAGACATTATACATGCTGCCGTTTTTGATAAAAACGATAAACGTACCATTTACAATATGATGTACCGTGATGGAAAATCAGGTCCTTCTTATATCAAACGTTTTAATGTTACCGGTGTAACGCGCGACAAACCTTATGATTTGACCAATGGAACCAATGGATCGCAAGTTGTTTATTTTTCGCATAATCCGAATGGAGAGGCTGAAGTTGTTACCATCTTATTGCGTCAGATTGGAACGATCAAGAAATTGAAATTTGATATTGATTTTGCTAAATTGGCGATCAAAGGACGTGCTTCAAAAGGAAATCTGGTGACGAAATACCCGATCAAGAAAATTGAATTAAAAGAGAAAGGAATTTCGACTTTATTGCCAAGAAAAGTTTGGTTTGATGATACGGTGAAACGTTTGAATGTTGATGCCAGAGGAGAATTGCTGGGTGAATTTAAACCAAGCGATAAAATCTTAATTATCAGTCAGAGCGGTAAACTAAAGGTTATTATACCTGAATTATCGACTCATTTTGATGAAGATATGATTGTTCTGGAAAAATGGAAACCTAAGAAACCTATTTCGGCCATTTATTATGATGGAGAAAAAGAACGTTATTTCCTGAAACGTTTCCTTGTTGAAAATGAAGGAAAAGAAGAAAGTTTTATTACAGACCATCCAAATTCGCAATTAGAAATTGTATCTACAGATTACCGTCCGTTAGCCCAGTTGGTATTTACCAAGGTAAAAGGAGTTCAGAAAGAAGATTTACATATTGATGTTGAAGATTTTATTGCGGTAAAAGGCTTTAAAGCTCTAGGGAATCAACTGACGGCTGATAAGCTGAAACAGGTTAATTTGCTAGATCCGCTGCCTTATGAAGAACCGGTTGAAGAAGTTCCCGAAAGGAAACCAGTAGATTCTGAAGATGAATCTGTCGAAACAGAATTAGATGACGACGGCCAGATTGGTCTGGTTTTAGAATAA
- a CDS encoding NADPH-dependent FMN reductase: MKIIAFGGSNSQHSINKHLATYAASLFDNATVEVLDLNDFAMPLFSVDLEKEIGQHELAKAFLQKIENADLLVVSLAENNGNYSAAFKNLFDWSSRIMKEIFQQKPMLLLATSPGPRGGASVLEIANNALPRFGAQIKATFSLPTFNANFDLEENKISNAELNKELKDIIKSSF, translated from the coding sequence ATGAAAATTATAGCCTTTGGAGGAAGTAACAGTCAGCATTCAATAAACAAACATCTGGCGACTTATGCTGCCAGCTTATTTGATAATGCAACAGTTGAGGTTTTGGATCTCAATGATTTTGCCATGCCTTTATTTAGTGTTGATTTAGAAAAAGAAATTGGTCAGCATGAGCTGGCAAAAGCATTTTTGCAAAAGATTGAAAATGCAGATCTTTTAGTGGTTTCTTTGGCAGAAAACAACGGAAATTATTCTGCTGCTTTTAAAAACTTATTTGATTGGAGTTCCAGAATAATGAAAGAAATCTTTCAGCAGAAACCAATGTTGTTATTGGCGACTTCACCTGGACCAAGAGGAGGGGCTTCAGTTTTGGAAATTGCCAATAATGCTTTGCCGAGATTCGGCGCACAAATTAAGGCTACTTTTTCATTGCCTACATTTAATGCAAATTTTGATTTGGAAGAAAATAAAATCTCAAATGCAGAGTTAAATAAGGAACTAAAAGACATTATTAAGTCTAGTTTTTAA